One Nicotiana sylvestris chromosome 12, ASM39365v2, whole genome shotgun sequence genomic window carries:
- the LOC104227861 gene encoding abscisic acid receptor PYL4-like: MLPNSQNSSYLLQRINSNTTANCKQPHQLQRHTPIPCTTQVPDSVVKYHTHLVGPNQCCSAVIQRISAPVSTVWSVVRRFDNPQAYKHFVKSCHLIDGDGNVGTLREVRVISGLPAVNSTEKLEILDEERHVISFSVVGGDHRLANYRSVTTLHPEPSGNGITTIVVESYVVDVPMGNTRDETCVFVDTIVKCNLQWLAQIAENLGRRKAP; encoded by the coding sequence atgcttcccaatAGTCAGAATTCATCTTATTTACTCCAAAGAATCAATTCAAACACTACAGCCAATTGTAAACAACCCCACCAACTACAGCGCCACACACCAATACCATGCACCACTCAGGTACCAGATTCCGTCGTTAAATACCATACACATCTTGTGGGACCCAACCAGTGTTGCTCCGCCGTGATCCAAAGAATCTCAGCTCCCGTTTCCACCGTATGGTCCGTCGTCCGCCGGTTCGATAACCCACAAGCGTACAAGCACTTCGTCAAGAGCTGCCACCTCATCGACGGTGACGGTAACGTCGGTACTCTCCGTGAAGTCCGCGTTATCTCCGGTCTGCCAGCTGTAAACAGCACGGAGAAGCTAGAAATTCTTGACGAAGAGCGCCACGTCATTAGTTTCAGCGTAGTCGGTGGGGACCACCGACTCGCGAATTATCGGTCTGTTACTACTTTACATCCTGAACCTTCAGGCAATGGGATAACGACTATTGTTGTGGAATCGTACGTTGTGGATGTTCCAATGGGTAATACTAGAGATGAAACGTGTGTTTTTGTTGATACTATTGTTAAATGTAACCTTCAGTGGTTAGCGCAGATCGCTGAGAATTTGGGTAGACGAAAGGCCCCATGA